In the Deferribacterota bacterium genome, TCCAGCTGGTTTTAATGAAATGATATTGAAAGTATTAAAAAGTCTTGGGGTATAGATGGCTGATTTTTATCAAAATGGTATAATAACAACAATTCAGGATATTAAAAAAAGACCTGTTGAGGATTTTGAGAGTGATATTTTAAATTATGCAAAAAATAGAAAGATTGCTTTAATTTTACCTGCTTTGTATTCTGAGTTTGAAAGGCCAGCAATGTATAGGATATTAGAGGTGCTAAAGGATACAAAGTGTATACATATGGTTGTATTATCCTTAGACCAAGCAACAAAACAGCAGTTTAAAGAGGTAAAAAACCTAATGAGTAGCCTGCCCCAAAGGACTAGAATTGTATGGAACCATGGGGATAGGGTCCAATCTCTATATGATGAATTGCTCAAAGAAGGCTTTCCTTTGAATATACCTGGGAAGGGACGAGTTGTATGGATGGCTTTAGGATATGTGTTAGCAGAAAACTCATGTTATGCAATAGCCTTACATGATTGTGATATTGTAAATTATGAGAAAGGTTTGGTTGAAAAATTAGTATATCCAGTTGTACATCGAGGCCTTTCCTATGAGTTTTCTAAGGGATATTATGCTAGGGTTACCGATAAACTTTATGGGCGCGTTACTAGATTATTTTATGTGCCACTAGTCAGGGCATTGAGATCAATATTAGGTCAAATTGAGTTTTTAGATTATTTGGTAAGTT is a window encoding:
- a CDS encoding glycosyl transferase, translated to MADFYQNGIITTIQDIKKRPVEDFESDILNYAKNRKIALILPALYSEFERPAMYRILEVLKDTKCIHMVVLSLDQATKQQFKEVKNLMSSLPQRTRIVWNHGDRVQSLYDELLKEGFPLNIPGKGRVVWMALGYVLAENSCYAIALHDCDIVNYEKGLVEKLVYPVVHRGLSYEFSKGYYARVTDKLYGRVTRLFYVPLVRALRSILGQIEFLDYLVSFRYALSGEFAIIKELARNIRFSPTWGLEVSLLSEIYYNSSVNRICEVEIMDTYEHKHSEVRAGSPDSGLIKMASDIAKTLFRILSQHSIVMSNSFFRTLTATYFQEARKAIEAYNAMSKFNGLKFDRHVEINTVEIFSRAIDEAKEEFVANPIGIRLISPWARVESGLPFFLNKLYEYVELDNTKE